A single region of the Betta splendens chromosome 12, fBetSpl5.4, whole genome shotgun sequence genome encodes:
- the gpat3 gene encoding glycerol-3-phosphate acyltransferase 3 isoform X1, whose protein sequence is MEDLRCVAMAGLQLWLFVVVFLITLPAMFGLSLGVTGFYIRILVWLLEWATLRIQRGRREQPSEPCPLLSGLIQRTGSSMKDDLLQLRSSDSLDGFALSDAVFFCSRGLESIVDDQVTQRFSSQELDSWNLLTRTNQNFRYISLRLTIIWVIGVFMRYCILLPLRITLAVMGLSWLVIGTTLVGFLSESSLKSWLSELVHLTCYRICARGLSATIRYHNRENRPRTGGICVANHTTPIDVVILANDRCYAMVGQIHGGLMGIMQRSMLRSCPHVWFERSEMKDRHAVTRRLRAHVAAQTKLPILIFPEGTCVNNTSVMMFKKGSFEIGGTIYPVAIKYDPRFGDAFWNSSKYTMVSYLLRTMTSWAVVVDVWYLPPMSIRVEEDAAHFASRVKSAIARRGGLLDLSWDGALKRGKVKDSLKEEQQRMYSSIISMGTGWNGSILV, encoded by the exons ATGGAGGACCTGAGGTGTGTGGCCATGGCTGGGTTGcagctgtggctgtttgtgGTGGTGTTCCTCATCACGCTGCCTGCTATGTTTGGTCTCTCGCTGGGAGTCACTGGGTTCTACATCCGCATACTGGTCTGGCTCCTGGAG TGGGCCACGCTGCGGATCCAGAGAGGACGACGGGAGCAGCCCAGTGAGCCTTGCCCTTTGCTCAGCG GCCTCATCCAGCGAACAGGCAGCTCCATGAAGgacgacctgctgcagctgcgtaGCTCTGACTCGCTGGACGGCTTCGCCCTGAGCGACGctgtcttcttctgctccagagGCCTGGAGAGCATCGTGGATGACCAGGTGACCCAACGCTTCTCCTCCCAGGAACTGGACTCCTGGAACCTTCTCACTCGCACCAACCAGAACTTCCGCTACATCAGTCTGCGTCTTACCATCATCTGGGTCATCGGCGTCTTCATGCGTTACTGCATCCTTCTTCCGCTCAG GATTACTCTGGCCGTGATGGGCCTCTCGTGGCTCGTGATCGGAACCACCCTGGTCGGGTTCCTGTCGGAGAGCAG TCTGAAGAGTTGGCTGAGTGAACTGGTCCATCTGACCTGCTACCGGATCTGTGCCAGAGGACTGTCAGCCACCATCCGCTACCACAACAG AGAGAAccgtccgaggacaggcggcaTCTGTGTGGCCAACCACACGACCCCAATCGACGTGGTGATCCTTGCCAACGACCGCTGCTATGCTATG GTGGGTCAAATCCACGGAGGCCTGATGGGCATCATGCAGAGGTCCATGCTGAGGTCCTGTCCTCATGTTTGGTTTGAGAGGTCTGAGATGAAAGACCGTCACGCAGTGACAAGAAG GCTGAGGGCTCACGTTGCAGCTCAGACCAAACTTCCCATCCTCATTTTTCCTGAAG GAACCTGCGTCAACAATACTTCGGTCATGATGTTCAAGAAAGGAAGCTTCGAGATTGGAGGGACCATATATCCAGTTGCAATCAAG tacGACCCACGTTTTGGAGACGCTTTCTGGAACAGCAGCAAGTACACCATGGTGAGTTACCTGCTGAGGACCATGACCAGCTGGGCCGTGGTGGTGGACGTGTGGTACCTGCCTCCGATGAGCATACGG GTCGAGGAGGATGCAGCTCACTTTGCCAGCAGGGTGAAGTCTGCCATCGCCCGGCGTGGAGGTCTGCTGGACTTGTCCTG GGACGGAGCTCTGAAAAGAGGCAAAGTCAAGGATTctctgaaggaggagcagcagaggatgtacAGCAGCATCATCTCCATGGGAACAGGCTGGAATGGCTCTATTCTTGTTtga
- the gpat3 gene encoding glycerol-3-phosphate acyltransferase 3 isoform X2 has translation MLPVSSCWVQWFILVPVGSCLILIVPVSVLWILMVPVSPCLVLLDPDGSCWVLMVPSRSCQDYSGRDGPLVARDRNHPGRVPVGEQVWEPFTHRPLHVKSPRSNCLWVSLKSWLSELVHLTCYRICARGLSATIRYHNRENRPRTGGICVANHTTPIDVVILANDRCYAMVGQIHGGLMGIMQRSMLRSCPHVWFERSEMKDRHAVTRRLRAHVAAQTKLPILIFPEGTCVNNTSVMMFKKGSFEIGGTIYPVAIKYDPRFGDAFWNSSKYTMVSYLLRTMTSWAVVVDVWYLPPMSIRVEEDAAHFASRVKSAIARRGGLLDLSWDGALKRGKVKDSLKEEQQRMYSSIISMGTGWNGSILV, from the exons ATGCTACCTGTTAGTTCCTGTTGGGTCCAATGGTTTATATTGGTTCCTGTTGGGTCCTGTCTGATCTTGATAGTTCCTGTTAGTGTCTTATGGATCCTGATGGTTCCTGTCAGTCCCTGTCTGGTCCTGTTGGATCCTGATGGTTCCTGCTGGGTCCTGATGGTTCCTTCCCGGTCCTGTCAG GATTACTCTGGCCGTGATGGGCCTCTCGTGGCTCGTGATCGGAACCACCCTGGTCGGGTTCCTGTCGGAGAGCAGGTGTGGGAGCCCTTCACACATCGACCTCTTCATGTAAAGTCGCCTCGTTCTAACTGTTTGTGGGTCAGTCTGAAGAGTTGGCTGAGTGAACTGGTCCATCTGACCTGCTACCGGATCTGTGCCAGAGGACTGTCAGCCACCATCCGCTACCACAACAG AGAGAAccgtccgaggacaggcggcaTCTGTGTGGCCAACCACACGACCCCAATCGACGTGGTGATCCTTGCCAACGACCGCTGCTATGCTATG GTGGGTCAAATCCACGGAGGCCTGATGGGCATCATGCAGAGGTCCATGCTGAGGTCCTGTCCTCATGTTTGGTTTGAGAGGTCTGAGATGAAAGACCGTCACGCAGTGACAAGAAG GCTGAGGGCTCACGTTGCAGCTCAGACCAAACTTCCCATCCTCATTTTTCCTGAAG GAACCTGCGTCAACAATACTTCGGTCATGATGTTCAAGAAAGGAAGCTTCGAGATTGGAGGGACCATATATCCAGTTGCAATCAAG tacGACCCACGTTTTGGAGACGCTTTCTGGAACAGCAGCAAGTACACCATGGTGAGTTACCTGCTGAGGACCATGACCAGCTGGGCCGTGGTGGTGGACGTGTGGTACCTGCCTCCGATGAGCATACGG GTCGAGGAGGATGCAGCTCACTTTGCCAGCAGGGTGAAGTCTGCCATCGCCCGGCGTGGAGGTCTGCTGGACTTGTCCTG GGACGGAGCTCTGAAAAGAGGCAAAGTCAAGGATTctctgaaggaggagcagcagaggatgtacAGCAGCATCATCTCCATGGGAACAGGCTGGAATGGCTCTATTCTTGTTtga
- the gpat3 gene encoding glycerol-3-phosphate acyltransferase 3 isoform X4, which yields MDYSGRDGPLVARDRNHPGRVPVGEQVWEPFTHRPLHVKSPRSNCLWVSLKSWLSELVHLTCYRICARGLSATIRYHNRENRPRTGGICVANHTTPIDVVILANDRCYAMVGQIHGGLMGIMQRSMLRSCPHVWFERSEMKDRHAVTRRLRAHVAAQTKLPILIFPEGTCVNNTSVMMFKKGSFEIGGTIYPVAIKYDPRFGDAFWNSSKYTMVSYLLRTMTSWAVVVDVWYLPPMSIRVEEDAAHFASRVKSAIARRGGLLDLSWDGALKRGKVKDSLKEEQQRMYSSIISMGTGWNGSILV from the exons ATG GATTACTCTGGCCGTGATGGGCCTCTCGTGGCTCGTGATCGGAACCACCCTGGTCGGGTTCCTGTCGGAGAGCAGGTGTGGGAGCCCTTCACACATCGACCTCTTCATGTAAAGTCGCCTCGTTCTAACTGTTTGTGGGTCAGTCTGAAGAGTTGGCTGAGTGAACTGGTCCATCTGACCTGCTACCGGATCTGTGCCAGAGGACTGTCAGCCACCATCCGCTACCACAACAG AGAGAAccgtccgaggacaggcggcaTCTGTGTGGCCAACCACACGACCCCAATCGACGTGGTGATCCTTGCCAACGACCGCTGCTATGCTATG GTGGGTCAAATCCACGGAGGCCTGATGGGCATCATGCAGAGGTCCATGCTGAGGTCCTGTCCTCATGTTTGGTTTGAGAGGTCTGAGATGAAAGACCGTCACGCAGTGACAAGAAG GCTGAGGGCTCACGTTGCAGCTCAGACCAAACTTCCCATCCTCATTTTTCCTGAAG GAACCTGCGTCAACAATACTTCGGTCATGATGTTCAAGAAAGGAAGCTTCGAGATTGGAGGGACCATATATCCAGTTGCAATCAAG tacGACCCACGTTTTGGAGACGCTTTCTGGAACAGCAGCAAGTACACCATGGTGAGTTACCTGCTGAGGACCATGACCAGCTGGGCCGTGGTGGTGGACGTGTGGTACCTGCCTCCGATGAGCATACGG GTCGAGGAGGATGCAGCTCACTTTGCCAGCAGGGTGAAGTCTGCCATCGCCCGGCGTGGAGGTCTGCTGGACTTGTCCTG GGACGGAGCTCTGAAAAGAGGCAAAGTCAAGGATTctctgaaggaggagcagcagaggatgtacAGCAGCATCATCTCCATGGGAACAGGCTGGAATGGCTCTATTCTTGTTtga
- the gpat3 gene encoding glycerol-3-phosphate acyltransferase 3 isoform X3 yields the protein MVPDGPCRFLSDPDGPCRILMDYSGRDGPLVARDRNHPGRVPVGEQVWEPFTHRPLHVKSPRSNCLWVSLKSWLSELVHLTCYRICARGLSATIRYHNRENRPRTGGICVANHTTPIDVVILANDRCYAMVGQIHGGLMGIMQRSMLRSCPHVWFERSEMKDRHAVTRRLRAHVAAQTKLPILIFPEGTCVNNTSVMMFKKGSFEIGGTIYPVAIKYDPRFGDAFWNSSKYTMVSYLLRTMTSWAVVVDVWYLPPMSIRVEEDAAHFASRVKSAIARRGGLLDLSWDGALKRGKVKDSLKEEQQRMYSSIISMGTGWNGSILV from the exons ATGGTTCCAGATGGTCCCTGTCGGTTCCTGTCGGATCCTGATGGTCCCTGTCGGATCTTGATG GATTACTCTGGCCGTGATGGGCCTCTCGTGGCTCGTGATCGGAACCACCCTGGTCGGGTTCCTGTCGGAGAGCAGGTGTGGGAGCCCTTCACACATCGACCTCTTCATGTAAAGTCGCCTCGTTCTAACTGTTTGTGGGTCAGTCTGAAGAGTTGGCTGAGTGAACTGGTCCATCTGACCTGCTACCGGATCTGTGCCAGAGGACTGTCAGCCACCATCCGCTACCACAACAG AGAGAAccgtccgaggacaggcggcaTCTGTGTGGCCAACCACACGACCCCAATCGACGTGGTGATCCTTGCCAACGACCGCTGCTATGCTATG GTGGGTCAAATCCACGGAGGCCTGATGGGCATCATGCAGAGGTCCATGCTGAGGTCCTGTCCTCATGTTTGGTTTGAGAGGTCTGAGATGAAAGACCGTCACGCAGTGACAAGAAG GCTGAGGGCTCACGTTGCAGCTCAGACCAAACTTCCCATCCTCATTTTTCCTGAAG GAACCTGCGTCAACAATACTTCGGTCATGATGTTCAAGAAAGGAAGCTTCGAGATTGGAGGGACCATATATCCAGTTGCAATCAAG tacGACCCACGTTTTGGAGACGCTTTCTGGAACAGCAGCAAGTACACCATGGTGAGTTACCTGCTGAGGACCATGACCAGCTGGGCCGTGGTGGTGGACGTGTGGTACCTGCCTCCGATGAGCATACGG GTCGAGGAGGATGCAGCTCACTTTGCCAGCAGGGTGAAGTCTGCCATCGCCCGGCGTGGAGGTCTGCTGGACTTGTCCTG GGACGGAGCTCTGAAAAGAGGCAAAGTCAAGGATTctctgaaggaggagcagcagaggatgtacAGCAGCATCATCTCCATGGGAACAGGCTGGAATGGCTCTATTCTTGTTtga